From a single Mycolicibacterium moriokaense genomic region:
- a CDS encoding dipeptidase produces the protein MSNLVQRVRDVLPAVRRDLEDLVRIESVWADPARRGEVHRSADAVAKLLAEAGFADVQIVSEGGAPAVIARHPAPPGAPTVLLYAHHDVQPEGDHSQWHSPPFEPTERDGRLYGRGTADDKAGIATHLAAFRAHGGNPPVGVTVFVEGEEESGSPSLSRLLADHRDALASDVIVIADSDNWSTDVPSLTVALRGLADCVVEVATLDHGLHSGLWGGAVPDALTALVRLLATLHDDEGNVAVEGLHEAEAADVDYPPERVRAEAGLLDGVREIGSGSVPQRLWAKPAITVIGIDTTPIDKASNTLIPRARAKVSMRVAPGGDAEEHLTALTRHLERNAPWGAQVTVVPGDVGQPYAIDATGPVYDAARSAFRQAWGTDAVDTGVGGSIPFIAEFAKAFPSAKILVTGVEDPATQAHSVNESLHLGVLERAATAEALLLANLGSDGQVAT, from the coding sequence ATGAGCAATTTGGTGCAGCGGGTGCGCGACGTCCTGCCCGCGGTGCGGCGGGACCTCGAAGACCTCGTGCGCATCGAGTCGGTGTGGGCTGATCCGGCGCGTCGCGGTGAGGTCCATCGCAGCGCCGACGCGGTGGCAAAGCTGTTGGCTGAGGCGGGTTTTGCGGACGTGCAGATCGTCAGCGAGGGCGGTGCTCCCGCCGTCATCGCCCGACACCCGGCGCCCCCGGGTGCGCCGACCGTGTTGCTGTACGCCCATCACGACGTGCAGCCCGAGGGCGACCATTCGCAGTGGCACTCGCCGCCGTTCGAGCCTACCGAGCGAGACGGCCGCCTGTACGGGCGTGGCACCGCCGATGACAAGGCAGGCATCGCAACACATTTGGCAGCCTTCCGTGCTCACGGTGGCAACCCCCCGGTCGGGGTGACGGTGTTCGTCGAGGGGGAGGAGGAGTCGGGATCGCCGTCGCTGTCCCGGCTACTGGCGGACCATCGCGACGCACTGGCGTCCGACGTGATCGTGATCGCCGACTCCGACAACTGGAGCACCGACGTGCCGTCGCTGACGGTCGCGCTGCGCGGACTCGCCGACTGTGTCGTCGAGGTGGCAACCCTGGATCACGGCCTGCACTCCGGACTGTGGGGCGGTGCCGTCCCCGATGCGTTGACGGCGCTGGTGCGTCTGCTGGCCACTCTGCACGACGACGAGGGCAACGTCGCCGTCGAGGGTCTGCACGAAGCTGAGGCCGCCGACGTCGACTATCCACCGGAGCGGGTGCGTGCGGAGGCCGGCCTGTTGGACGGTGTCCGCGAAATCGGATCCGGGTCGGTGCCGCAACGCCTTTGGGCGAAACCTGCAATCACCGTGATCGGAATCGACACGACGCCGATCGACAAGGCGTCGAACACCTTGATTCCGCGGGCGCGGGCGAAGGTGAGCATGCGTGTCGCGCCGGGTGGCGACGCGGAAGAACACCTGACGGCTCTGACCCGTCACCTCGAGCGGAATGCGCCGTGGGGTGCGCAGGTCACCGTCGTACCCGGCGACGTCGGTCAGCCCTACGCCATCGACGCGACCGGACCGGTGTATGACGCCGCCCGTTCGGCGTTCCGGCAGGCATGGGGCACCGACGCCGTCGATACCGGTGTGGGCGGGTCGATCCCGTTCATCGCTGAGTTCGCCAAGGCGTTCCCGTCGGCCAAGATTCTGGTGACCGGTGTGGAAGACCCTGCGACACAAGCGCACAGCGTCAACGAAAGCCTGCATCTGGGAGTGTTGGAGCGCGCCGCAACAGCGGAGGCGTTGCTGCTGGCGAATCTGGGGTCAGACGGACAGGTCGCGACGTAG
- the acpS gene encoding holo-ACP synthase AcpS produces MAVVGVGIDLVSIPDFAAQVDQPGTVFAETFTPGERRDAADKSSSAARHLAARWAAKEAVIKAWSGSRFAKRPMLPEGIHRDIEVVTDMWGRPKVRLTGAIGEHLKDVTIHLSMTHEADTAAAVVILEER; encoded by the coding sequence ATGGCGGTAGTCGGTGTAGGGATCGACCTGGTTTCCATCCCCGACTTCGCCGCACAGGTTGACCAGCCGGGAACGGTGTTCGCGGAGACGTTCACGCCCGGTGAGCGTCGCGACGCCGCCGACAAGAGTTCTTCGGCTGCGCGGCATCTGGCGGCGCGGTGGGCGGCGAAGGAGGCCGTGATCAAGGCGTGGTCGGGGTCGCGGTTCGCCAAACGGCCGATGCTGCCCGAGGGCATCCACCGCGACATCGAGGTCGTCACCGACATGTGGGGCAGGCCGAAGGTGCGGCTCACCGGCGCCATCGGCGAGCACCTGAAGGACGTGACGATCCACCTGTCGATGACGCACGAGGCCGACACGGCCGCCGCCGTGGTGATCCTGGAGGAGCGTTAG
- the bcp gene encoding thioredoxin-dependent thiol peroxidase: MPQTPRLEVGDKAPSFSLPDADGKTVKLSDYKGRKVIVYFYPAASTPGCTKEACDFRDNLRELNDAGLDVVGISPDKPEKLAKFRDKEKLTFPLLSDPDRKVLTAWGAFGEKMMYGKKVEGVIRSTFVVDEKGKIEVAQYNIRATGHVAKLRRDLSV, translated from the coding sequence GTGCCACAGACTCCGCGACTCGAGGTGGGCGACAAGGCCCCGTCGTTCAGCCTGCCCGATGCCGACGGCAAGACCGTCAAGCTCTCCGACTACAAGGGCCGCAAGGTCATCGTGTACTTCTACCCCGCCGCATCGACGCCGGGCTGCACCAAAGAGGCCTGTGACTTCCGCGACAATCTGCGCGAACTCAACGACGCCGGACTCGATGTCGTCGGCATCTCGCCCGACAAGCCGGAGAAGCTGGCCAAGTTCCGCGACAAGGAGAAGCTGACGTTTCCCCTGCTGTCAGACCCCGACCGCAAGGTGCTGACGGCGTGGGGCGCCTTCGGTGAAAAGATGATGTACGGCAAGAAGGTCGAGGGCGTCATCCGTTCGACGTTCGTCGTCGACGAGAAGGGCAAAATCGAAGTGGCGCAGTACAACATCCGCGCCACCGGCCACGTCGCAAAGCTACGTCGCGACCTGTCCGTCTGA
- a CDS encoding type I polyketide synthase, which produces MTINEQHRVTADSTTERSGARPVAHALVDRLNAGEPYAVAFGGQGASWLENLEELVSSAGIESELSEVVGEAELLLQPVARELVVVRPIGFEPLQWVRALAAEEPLPATKQLVTAAISGPGILLAQMAAIRALTRQGLDLYNTPPVAMAGHSQGIIACEALRANGAKDAELLALLQLIGAAGSLVSRRRGMVGRGDKTPMVSVTNVDPERIGELLEEFSKDVRTVLPPVLSIRNGRRSVVITGTPEQLGRFQLYCSKITEREEAERKNKIRGGAVFAPEFHGVQVEVGFHTPRLADGVEVVDRWAEKCGIDAEMAHEMTEAIFVRPIDWVAEVERLHESGAKWIIDLGPSDTVTRLTAPVIRGLGIGIVPAATRAGQRNLFTVGAEPEVLPPWSSFKPTTVKLPDGSVKLSTKFTRLTGRSPILLAGMTPTTVDAKIVAAAANAGHWAELAGGGQVTEEVFTDRIEELTNLLEPGRAVQFNALFLDPYLWKLQVGGKRLVQRARQSGAPIDGVVVSAGIPDLEEAVELIDELHSVGISNVVFKPGTVDQIKAVIKIATEVPDKDVIVHIEGGRAGGHHSWEDLDDLLLATYADLRKLTNITVCVGGGIGTPERAAEYLSGAWAKAYGFPEMPVDGILVGTAAMATLEATTSPAVKQMLVDTTGTDEWISAGKASGGMASSRSQLGADIHEIDNTASRCGRLLDEVAGDAEAVEARRDELIAAMANTAKPYFGDVGEMTYLQWLNRYVELTIGDGNSTADTASPDSPWIADTWRDRFAEMLKRAEARLHPQDSGRIETLYADTAEGQALLDNPRAAIDRLLERYPDAATLKLHPADVPFFITLCKTMGKPVNFVPVIDKDVRRWWRSDSLWQAHDARYSADQVCIIPGTQSVAGITRVDEPVGELLDRFEQASIDELLASGAEPVPVVSRRQARNDVTGALAVVLDSPDVLWAGRTAINPVHRIGAPQEWQANENRSATHPSTGARLELTAEGTVTLSVPLSDIWIDIRFTLPPCTVNGGMPVVTVEDASKAMRSVLAIAAGVDGPDDLPPVHDNTSTVTVDWDPEQVADHTGVTATFGAPLAPGLTLVPDALVGHCWPAVFAAIGAAVTDDGLPVVEGLLSLVHLDHAAHLLAPMPKTTAELTVTATSSAAFDTEYGRVVPVSVKVSDAEGTVLAELQERFAIRGRTGTAELDDPPRAGGAITDNATETPRRRRRDVTVSAPTDMRAFAVVSGDHNPIHTDRAAALLAGLKSPIVHGMWLSAAAQHVVTATDGKPAPPARVVGWTSRFLGMVLPGDDIEFRVDRVGIDRGAEIVEVAARVNNELVMSATAQLAAPKTVYAFPGQGIQHKGMGMEVRARSKAARKVWDTADKFTRETLGFSVLHVVRDNPTSLIASGVHYHHPDGVLFLTQFTQVAMATVAAAQVAEMREQGAFVEDAIACGHSVGEYTALACVSGVYELEALLEVVFHRGSKMHDIVPRDHLGRSNYRLAAIRPSQIDLDDSEVVDFVAEISERTGEFLEIVNFNLRGSQYAIAGTVRGLEVLEEEVEKRREITGGKRSFILVPGIDVPFHSSVLRVGVADFRRSLERVMPRDQDPSLIVGKYIPNLVPRPFTLDRDFIQEIRDLVPAEPLDEILADYDTWRNEKPRELMRKVVIELLAWQFASPVRWIETQDLLFIEEAAGGLGIERFVEIGVKSAPTVAGLAANTLKLPEYSHSTTEVLNSERDAAVLFATDTDPEPDLDDVEVDAAPAPVEAAAPVEAAPAAPAPAAPSGGPRPDDLVFDAADATMALIALSAKMRIDQIEPLDSIESITDGASSRRNQLLVDLGSELNLGAIDGAAEADLAGLKGQVTKLARTYKPYGPVLSDAINDQLRTVLGPSGKRPAYIAERVKKTWELGDGWVKHVTVEVALGTREGSSVRGGDLGGLHDGAVTDAASVDKVIDAAVQAVGARNGVAVTLPAAAGGGGGVVDSAALTEFAEQVTGPNGVLASAARLILGQLGLDTPVGVPDATDAELIDLVTAELGSDWPRLVAPTFDSRRAVLFDDRWASAREDLAKIWLLDEGEIDSDWQHLSERFEGAGHIVGTQATWWQGKALAAGRNIHASLYGRAAAGAENPGKGRYSDEVAVVTGASKGSIAASVVAQLLDGGATVIATTSKLDDERLAFYRTLYRDNARYAAKLWVVPANMASYSDIDALVEWVGTEQTESLGPQSIHIKDALTPTLLFPFAAPRVAGDLSDAGSRAEMEMKVLLWAVQRLIAGLSHVGAERDIAARLHVVLPGSPNRGMFGGDGAYGESKSALDALVTRWKAESSWAQRVSLAHALIGWTKGTGLMGHNDAIVGAVEEAGVTTYTTDEMAAMLLDLCDIESKVAAAREPLQADLTGGLADVDLDMAELAAKAREEMLGESAEEQDDDEAGIIRALPSPPRGYKAAPPPEWDDLDVDPADLVVIVGGAELGPYGSSRTRFEMEVDNELSAAGVLELAWTTGLVKWEDDPTPGWYDTTTGELVDEGELVERYHDAVIERVGIREFVDDGAIDPDHASPLLVSVYLDKDFTFVVSSEAEARPFVEFDPEHTVIAPVPDSNDWQVTRKAGTEIRVPRKTKLSRTVGAQIPTGFDPSVYGVPADMMSSIDRLALWNLVTTVDAFLSAGFTPAELMRWVHPSQVACTQGTGMGGMTSMQTMYHGNLLGRNKPNDILQEVLPNVIAGHVVQSYIGSYGSMIHPVGACATAAISVEEGVDKIRLGKADFVIAGGYDDLTLEAIIGFGDMAATADTETMRAKGISDSKFSRANDRRRLGFVEGQGGGTILLARGDLAFEMGLPVLSVVGYVSSFGDGVHTSIPAPGLGALAAGRGGKSSQLSRALEKLGVGADDIAVISKHDTSTLANDPNETELHERLADAMGRSPGAPLFVVSQKSLTGHSKGGAAAFQMMGLCQILRDGVIPPNRSLDCVDDELANAAHMVWVRDTLRLGDKFPLKAGLITSLGFGHVSGLVALVHPQAFIAALSPEQREDYQRRAEARVLAGQLRLASAIAGGRPLYEKPSDRRFAGDTSEKAQEAAMLLDDAARLSEDDVYKA; this is translated from the coding sequence GTCGATCCGCAACGGCAGGCGCTCCGTCGTCATCACAGGAACCCCGGAGCAACTCGGTAGGTTCCAGCTCTACTGCAGCAAGATCACCGAGCGCGAAGAGGCCGAACGGAAGAACAAGATCCGTGGCGGCGCCGTGTTCGCCCCCGAGTTCCACGGTGTGCAGGTCGAGGTCGGCTTCCACACCCCGCGGCTGGCCGACGGTGTCGAGGTCGTCGACCGCTGGGCCGAGAAGTGCGGCATCGACGCCGAGATGGCCCACGAGATGACGGAGGCGATCTTCGTTCGCCCGATCGACTGGGTGGCCGAAGTCGAGCGGCTGCACGAGTCGGGCGCCAAGTGGATCATCGACCTCGGACCGAGCGACACCGTGACGCGCCTGACGGCTCCGGTGATCCGTGGCCTGGGCATCGGCATTGTCCCCGCGGCCACCCGCGCGGGGCAGCGCAACCTGTTCACCGTCGGCGCCGAACCCGAGGTGCTGCCGCCGTGGTCGAGCTTCAAGCCGACCACCGTCAAGCTGCCCGACGGCTCGGTCAAGCTGTCCACCAAGTTCACCCGGCTGACCGGGCGCTCGCCGATCCTGCTCGCCGGCATGACCCCCACGACCGTCGACGCCAAGATCGTCGCCGCGGCCGCCAACGCGGGTCACTGGGCCGAGCTCGCAGGCGGCGGTCAGGTCACCGAGGAGGTCTTCACCGACCGCATCGAAGAGCTCACCAACCTGCTCGAGCCGGGTCGCGCGGTGCAGTTCAACGCGCTGTTCCTGGATCCCTACCTGTGGAAGCTGCAGGTGGGCGGAAAGCGGTTGGTGCAGAGGGCACGTCAGTCCGGCGCCCCGATCGACGGTGTGGTCGTCAGCGCAGGCATCCCCGATCTGGAGGAGGCCGTCGAGCTGATCGACGAGCTGCACTCCGTCGGCATCAGCAACGTGGTGTTCAAGCCTGGCACCGTCGACCAGATCAAGGCGGTCATCAAGATCGCGACCGAGGTGCCCGACAAGGACGTGATCGTGCACATCGAGGGTGGGCGCGCGGGCGGTCACCACTCGTGGGAGGACCTCGACGACCTGCTGTTGGCGACCTACGCCGACCTTCGGAAGCTGACGAACATCACCGTCTGCGTGGGCGGCGGCATCGGCACCCCGGAACGTGCCGCGGAGTACCTGTCAGGTGCCTGGGCCAAGGCGTACGGATTCCCCGAGATGCCGGTCGACGGCATCCTCGTCGGCACCGCCGCCATGGCGACGCTGGAGGCCACCACCTCGCCGGCCGTCAAGCAGATGCTGGTCGACACCACCGGCACCGACGAATGGATCAGCGCCGGAAAAGCCAGCGGCGGAATGGCTTCCAGCCGCAGCCAGCTCGGCGCGGATATCCACGAAATAGACAACACGGCGTCGCGGTGCGGCCGCCTGCTCGACGAGGTGGCCGGTGACGCCGAGGCGGTCGAGGCGCGTCGTGACGAACTGATCGCCGCGATGGCCAACACGGCGAAGCCGTACTTCGGCGACGTCGGTGAGATGACCTACCTGCAGTGGCTGAACCGGTACGTCGAGTTGACGATCGGTGACGGCAACAGCACTGCCGACACCGCATCGCCCGACAGCCCGTGGATCGCGGACACCTGGCGCGACCGGTTCGCCGAGATGCTCAAGCGCGCCGAGGCGCGTCTGCATCCGCAGGACTCCGGTCGGATCGAGACGTTGTACGCGGACACTGCGGAAGGCCAAGCGCTGCTGGACAATCCGCGGGCTGCGATCGATCGGCTGTTGGAGCGCTATCCGGACGCGGCGACGCTCAAGCTGCATCCGGCCGACGTGCCGTTCTTCATCACGCTGTGCAAGACCATGGGTAAGCCCGTCAACTTCGTGCCCGTCATCGACAAGGACGTGCGCCGCTGGTGGCGCAGCGACTCGCTGTGGCAGGCACACGACGCGCGCTACAGCGCCGACCAGGTCTGCATCATCCCGGGCACCCAGTCGGTCGCCGGGATAACGCGGGTCGACGAGCCCGTCGGCGAACTGCTGGACCGCTTCGAACAGGCCTCGATCGACGAGCTGCTCGCATCGGGTGCCGAGCCGGTGCCCGTCGTGTCTCGCCGCCAGGCGCGCAACGACGTCACCGGTGCGCTCGCGGTCGTGCTCGACTCGCCCGACGTGCTGTGGGCCGGCCGGACCGCCATCAACCCCGTGCACCGCATCGGTGCGCCGCAGGAATGGCAGGCCAACGAAAACCGCAGTGCCACACACCCGTCCACGGGCGCACGGCTGGAGCTGACGGCTGAAGGCACTGTGACGCTCAGCGTGCCGCTGAGCGATATCTGGATCGATATCCGCTTCACGCTGCCGCCCTGCACGGTCAACGGCGGTATGCCGGTCGTGACCGTCGAGGACGCGTCGAAGGCCATGCGCTCGGTCCTCGCGATCGCCGCGGGTGTCGACGGTCCCGACGATCTGCCGCCGGTGCACGACAACACCTCGACGGTCACCGTCGACTGGGATCCCGAGCAGGTCGCCGACCACACCGGCGTCACCGCCACGTTCGGTGCGCCGCTGGCGCCGGGTCTCACCCTGGTGCCGGATGCGCTCGTCGGCCACTGCTGGCCCGCGGTCTTCGCGGCCATCGGTGCCGCGGTCACCGACGACGGTCTCCCCGTGGTCGAGGGTCTGCTGAGCCTGGTCCACTTGGACCACGCCGCGCACCTGCTCGCACCTATGCCGAAGACGACGGCCGAGTTGACCGTCACCGCAACGAGTTCGGCGGCCTTCGACACCGAGTACGGCCGCGTCGTGCCGGTGTCCGTCAAGGTCTCCGACGCCGAGGGCACCGTCCTGGCCGAACTGCAGGAGCGGTTCGCCATCAGGGGCCGCACCGGCACCGCCGAACTGGACGACCCACCGCGTGCGGGTGGTGCGATCACCGACAACGCGACCGAGACTCCGCGTCGTCGCCGCCGCGATGTCACCGTGTCGGCGCCGACCGACATGCGCGCGTTCGCGGTGGTCTCCGGCGACCACAACCCGATCCACACCGACCGTGCCGCCGCATTGCTGGCCGGGCTCAAATCGCCCATCGTGCACGGCATGTGGCTCTCGGCGGCCGCGCAACACGTCGTCACCGCCACCGACGGCAAGCCCGCTCCGCCGGCGCGCGTCGTCGGCTGGACGTCGCGATTCCTCGGCATGGTCCTGCCGGGTGATGACATCGAGTTCCGGGTCGACCGTGTCGGAATCGACCGTGGCGCAGAGATCGTCGAGGTCGCCGCGCGGGTCAACAACGAGCTCGTGATGTCGGCGACGGCACAGCTGGCGGCACCGAAGACCGTGTATGCGTTCCCCGGTCAGGGCATTCAGCACAAGGGCATGGGCATGGAGGTGCGCGCCCGGTCCAAGGCCGCCCGCAAGGTCTGGGACACCGCGGACAAGTTCACGCGCGAGACCTTGGGCTTCTCCGTGCTTCACGTCGTGCGGGACAACCCGACCAGCCTGATCGCCAGCGGTGTGCACTACCACCATCCCGACGGCGTGCTGTTCCTGACGCAGTTCACTCAGGTCGCCATGGCGACTGTCGCGGCCGCGCAGGTCGCCGAGATGCGTGAGCAGGGCGCGTTCGTCGAGGATGCGATCGCCTGCGGGCACTCCGTCGGTGAGTACACCGCGCTGGCCTGCGTCAGTGGCGTCTACGAGCTCGAGGCGCTGCTCGAGGTGGTGTTCCACCGCGGCAGCAAGATGCACGACATCGTTCCGCGCGACCACCTCGGCCGATCCAACTACCGGCTGGCCGCGATCCGGCCGTCGCAGATCGACCTGGACGACTCGGAGGTCGTCGACTTCGTCGCTGAAATCTCCGAACGCACAGGTGAATTCCTGGAGATCGTGAACTTCAACCTGCGCGGCTCGCAGTACGCCATCGCGGGCACGGTGCGCGGTCTTGAAGTGCTGGAGGAGGAAGTCGAGAAGCGTCGCGAGATCACCGGCGGCAAGCGCTCGTTCATCCTGGTGCCGGGAATCGACGTGCCGTTCCACTCGTCGGTGCTGCGCGTCGGTGTCGCCGACTTCCGCCGCTCGCTGGAGCGCGTCATGCCGCGCGACCAGGACCCGAGCCTGATCGTCGGCAAGTACATCCCGAACCTGGTGCCGCGGCCGTTCACGTTGGACCGCGACTTCATCCAGGAGATCCGCGATCTGGTGCCCGCCGAACCGCTCGACGAGATCCTCGCCGACTACGACACCTGGCGGAACGAGAAGCCTCGCGAGTTGATGCGCAAGGTCGTCATCGAGCTGCTCGCGTGGCAGTTCGCCAGCCCGGTGCGCTGGATCGAGACGCAGGATCTGCTCTTCATCGAGGAGGCCGCCGGCGGTCTCGGTATCGAGCGGTTTGTCGAGATCGGCGTCAAGTCGGCCCCGACGGTTGCCGGCCTCGCCGCCAACACGCTGAAGCTGCCCGAGTATTCGCACAGCACAACCGAAGTGCTGAACTCGGAGCGCGACGCCGCAGTGCTGTTCGCGACGGACACCGACCCGGAGCCCGATCTCGATGACGTCGAAGTCGACGCGGCACCCGCGCCGGTGGAAGCGGCCGCGCCCGTCGAGGCCGCACCCGCCGCGCCCGCGCCCGCGGCGCCGTCAGGCGGCCCGCGTCCGGACGACCTCGTCTTCGATGCGGCGGACGCCACGATGGCGTTGATCGCGCTGTCGGCGAAGATGCGCATCGATCAGATCGAGCCGCTGGACTCCATCGAGTCGATCACCGATGGTGCGTCGTCGCGCCGCAACCAGCTGCTGGTCGATCTCGGCTCGGAGCTGAACCTCGGCGCCATCGACGGTGCGGCGGAGGCCGATCTGGCTGGGCTGAAGGGACAGGTCACCAAGCTGGCCCGCACTTACAAGCCTTACGGCCCAGTGCTTTCCGACGCCATCAACGATCAGCTCCGCACGGTCCTCGGGCCGTCGGGTAAGCGGCCTGCGTACATCGCGGAGCGGGTCAAGAAGACCTGGGAGCTGGGCGACGGCTGGGTCAAGCACGTCACCGTCGAGGTGGCGCTGGGCACCCGTGAGGGGTCCAGCGTGCGCGGCGGCGACCTGGGCGGCCTGCACGACGGCGCCGTCACGGACGCGGCGAGCGTCGACAAGGTGATCGACGCCGCGGTGCAAGCGGTCGGCGCACGCAACGGTGTTGCGGTCACGCTGCCCGCGGCGGCAGGTGGCGGTGGCGGCGTGGTCGATTCCGCGGCGCTGACCGAGTTCGCCGAGCAGGTGACGGGACCGAACGGCGTGCTGGCCTCGGCGGCGCGCCTGATCCTGGGTCAGCTGGGCCTGGACACCCCGGTCGGCGTGCCCGACGCGACGGACGCCGAGCTCATTGATCTGGTCACGGCCGAATTGGGTTCGGACTGGCCGCGTTTGGTGGCTCCGACGTTCGACAGCCGCAGGGCGGTGCTGTTCGACGATCGCTGGGCCAGCGCACGTGAGGACCTCGCCAAGATCTGGCTGCTCGACGAAGGTGAGATCGACAGCGACTGGCAGCACCTGTCCGAGCGGTTCGAGGGTGCCGGACACATCGTCGGCACCCAGGCCACCTGGTGGCAGGGCAAGGCGCTGGCGGCGGGCCGCAACATCCACGCCTCGCTGTACGGCCGCGCCGCGGCCGGTGCGGAGAACCCGGGCAAGGGCCGCTACAGCGACGAGGTCGCGGTCGTCACAGGCGCATCGAAGGGATCCATCGCGGCATCCGTGGTGGCCCAGCTCCTCGACGGCGGCGCGACGGTCATCGCGACCACCTCGAAGCTGGACGACGAGCGTCTCGCGTTCTACCGCACGCTGTACCGCGACAACGCGCGGTACGCCGCGAAGTTGTGGGTCGTTCCTGCCAACATGGCGTCCTACAGCGACATCGACGCACTGGTCGAGTGGGTGGGTACCGAGCAGACGGAAAGCCTTGGACCGCAATCCATTCACATCAAGGACGCGTTGACGCCGACGCTGCTGTTCCCGTTCGCCGCGCCGCGCGTGGCAGGGGACCTGTCGGACGCGGGATCGCGTGCAGAGATGGAGATGAAGGTCCTGCTGTGGGCCGTGCAGCGGCTGATCGCCGGGCTGTCACACGTCGGCGCCGAACGCGACATCGCCGCTCGGCTGCACGTGGTGCTGCCGGGATCGCCGAACCGTGGCATGTTCGGCGGTGACGGTGCCTACGGCGAGTCCAAGTCCGCGCTCGACGCGTTGGTCACCCGGTGGAAGGCCGAGTCGTCGTGGGCGCAGCGGGTTTCGTTGGCGCACGCGCTGATCGGCTGGACCAAGGGCACCGGCCTGATGGGTCACAACGACGCCATCGTGGGTGCGGTGGAGGAAGCCGGTGTGACCACCTACACCACTGACGAGATGGCGGCGATGTTGCTCGACCTGTGCGACATCGAGTCCAAGGTGGCCGCGGCCAGGGAGCCGCTGCAGGCCGACCTGACCGGTGGCCTGGCCGATGTCGACCTCGACATGGCCGAGCTGGCGGCCAAGGCCCGCGAGGAGATGCTCGGCGAGTCCGCCGAGGAGCAGGACGACGACGAGGCGGGCATCATTCGCGCGCTGCCGTCGCCGCCGCGCGGCTACAAGGCCGCACCGCCTCCGGAGTGGGACGACCTCGATGTCGACCCGGCCGACCTGGTGGTGATCGTGGGCGGCGCCGAGCTCGGGCCGTACGGCTCGTCGCGGACCCGCTTCGAGATGGAGGTCGACAACGAGCTGTCGGCCGCAGGCGTCCTCGAATTGGCCTGGACCACAGGGCTGGTCAAGTGGGAGGACGACCCGACCCCGGGTTGGTACGACACCACCACCGGCGAGCTGGTCGACGAGGGCGAGCTGGTGGAGCGCTACCACGATGCGGTCATCGAGCGCGTCGGCATCCGCGAGTTCGTCGACGACGGTGCGATCGATCCGGATCACGCTTCGCCGCTTTTGGTTTCGGTGTACCTCGACAAGGACTTCACGTTCGTCGTGTCGTCGGAGGCCGAGGCGCGTCCGTTCGTCGAGTTCGATCCGGAGCACACGGTCATCGCGCCGGTGCCGGACAGCAACGACTGGCAGGTCACGCGTAAGGCGGGCACCGAGATCCGGGTGCCCCGCAAGACGAAGCTGTCCCGCACGGTCGGCGCGCAGATCCCCACGGGCTTCGACCCGAGTGTCTACGGCGTCCCCGCGGACATGATGTCGTCGATCGACCGGTTGGCGCTGTGGAACCTCGTCACCACCGTCGACGCGTTCCTGTCGGCCGGCTTCACGCCCGCCGAGCTGATGCGCTGGGTGCACCCGAGCCAGGTGGCCTGCACGCAGGGCACCGGCATGGGTGGCATGACGTCGATGCAGACGATGTACCACGGCAACCTGCTCGGCCGGAACAAGCCGAACGACATCCTGCAGGAAGTCCTGCCGAATGTCATTGCCGGACACGTGGTTCAGTCCTACATCGGCAGCTACGGGTCGATGATCCACCCGGTCGGCGCCTGCGCCACTGCGGCGATCTCGGTCGAGGAGGGTGTGGACAAGATCCGCCTCGGCAAGGCCGACTTCGTCATCGCCGGCGGCTATGACGACCTGACGCTGGAGGCCATCATCGGCTTCGGTGACATGGCGGCGACGGCCGACACCGAGACGATGCGGGCCAAGGGCATCAGCGACTCGAAGTTCTCGCGCGCCAACGATCGTCGTCGGCTCGGGTTCGTCGAAGGGCAGGGCGGTGGAACGATCCTGCTCGCGCGTGGCGACCTCGCGTTCGAGATGGGTCTGCCGGTGCTGTCGGTCGTCGGGTACGTGTCGTCCTTCGGAGACGGTGTCCACACGTCGATCCCCGCGCCGGGGCTCGGAGCGTTGGCCGCCGGTCGTGGCGGCAAGAGTTCGCAGCTTTCGCGGGCACTCGAGAAGCTGGGCGTCGGTGCCGACGACATCGCGGTGATCTCCAAGCACGACACCTCGACGTTGGCCAACGACCCGAACGAAACCGAGCTGCACGAGCGGCTGGCCGACGCGATGGGCCGCTCGCCGGGTGCCCCCCTGTTCGTCGTGTCGCAGAAGAGCCTGACCGGTCACTCGAAGGGTGGCGCGGCGGCGTTCCAGATGATGGGGCTGTGCCAGATCCTGCGTGACGGCGTCATTCCGCCGAACCGCAGCCTGGATTGCGTCGACGACGAACTCGCCAACGCCGCCCACATGGTCTGGGTGCGCGACACCCTGCGGCTGGGCGACAAGTTCCCGCTGAAGGCAGGTCTGATCACCAGCCTCGGGTTCGGTCACGTGTCCGGTCTGGTGGCGTTGGTGCATCCGCAGGCGTTCATCGCGGCGCTGAGTCCCGAACAGCGTGAGGACTACCAGCGCCGGGCCGAAGCCCGGGTGCTCGCGGGTCAGCTGCGGCTGGCGTCGGCGATCGCGGGTGGACGGCCGCTGTACGAGAAGCCGTCCGACCGCAGGTTCGCCGGGGACACCTCGGAGAAGGCACAGGAGGCCGCGATGCTGCTCGACGACGCGGCGCGGCTCAGCGAGGACGATGTATACAAGGCCTGA